A single genomic interval of Gopherus evgoodei ecotype Sinaloan lineage chromosome 11, rGopEvg1_v1.p, whole genome shotgun sequence harbors:
- the TTC30B gene encoding tetratricopeptide repeat protein 30B: MAGAAPIADGEFTAAIYGLIRAGRFAEAVGILGSELQSSCRSRAGLSLLGYCYYQLQDFAAAAECYEQLGALHPELDDYRLYQAQSLYKAGLYAEALRVASPLLDVPAYQGRALRLQAAAHYAQGDLSAAKSLVEQVLASAAESSPGAAEDPSELPDAEVNLGCLLYREGRHEEACSKFAGAMQVLGYCPELSYNMALCCYAAKQYAPALKHISDIIERGIHQHPELSVGMTTEGIDVRSVGNTLLLHRTALVEAFNLKAAIEYQLRNLEAAQEALTDMPPRAEEELDPVTLHNQALMNMDSRPTEGFEKLQFLLQQNPCPPETFGNLLLLYCKHQYYDLAADVLAENAHLTYKLLSPYLYNFLDAMITCQTAPEEAFHKLDELAGTMTEQLRKLTKQVQEARQNRDDEAVKKAVNEYDETLEKYVPVLMAQAKIYWDMENYTMVEKIFRKSVEFCNEHEVWKLNVAHVLFMQENKYKEAIGFYEPIVKKHYDNILQVSAIVLANLCVSYIMTSQNEEAEELMRKIEKEEEQLSYDDPDKKIYHLCIVNLVIGTLYCAKGNYDFGISRVIKSLEPYNKKLGTDTWYYAKRCFLSLLENMSKHMIMLRDSVIQECVHFLEQCELYGRNIPAVIEQPLEEERIHSGKNTVTYEARQLRALIYEVIGWNM, translated from the coding sequence ATGGCCGGGGCAGCTCCGATCGCAGACGGGGAATTCACAGCGGCCATTTATGGGCTGATCCGGGCCGGGCGGTTTGCGGAGGCAGTGGGGATCTTGGGCAGCGAGCTGCAGAGTAGCTGCCGCTCCCGGGCCGGCCTCTCGCTGCTCGGCTACTGCTACTACCAGCTGCAAGACTTCGCGGCGGCGGCCGAGTGCTACGAGCAGCTGGGGGCGCTGCACCCGGAGCTGGACGACTACCGGCTCTACCAGGCCCAGTCCCTCTACAAGGCCGGGCTCTACGCCGAGGCCCTGCGGGTCGCCAGCCCCCTGCTCGACGTGCCCGCTTACCAGGGACGCGCCCTTCGCCTGCAGGCTGCTGCCCACTACGCACAGGGTGACCTCTCCGCAGCCAAGAGCTTGGTGGAGCAGGTGCTGGCCTCTGCTGCCGAGAGCAGCCCTGGAGCCGCCGAAGACCCCTCAGAGCTGCCAGATGCTGAGGTCAACCTAGGCTGCCTGTTGTACCGGGAAGGGCGGCACGAGGAGGCCTGCAGCAAATTTGCAGGTGCCATGCAGGTGCTGGGCTACTGCCCTGAGCTATCATACAACATGGCGCTGTGCTGCTATGCGGCCAAGCAATATGCACCTGCCCTCAAACACATCTCTGATATCATTGAGCGTGGCATCCACCAGCACCCTGAGCTCAGTGTAGGCATGACCACCGAGGGCATCGACGTCCGCAGCGTGGGCAATACGTTGCTCCTGCACCGCACTGCCCTGGTAGAGGCCTTCAATCTCAAAGCTGCCATTGAGTACCAGCTACGCAACTTGGAAGCAGCCCAGGAGGCACTCACAGACATGCCCCCAAGAGCCGAGGAAGAGCTGGACCCTGTCACCCTGCACAACCAAGCGTTGATGAACATGGATAGCCGGCCCACTGAAGGGTTTGAGAAACTGCAGTTCCTTCTGCAGCAGAACCCCTGCCCACCAGAGACCTTTGGGAACTTGCTGCTTCTGTACTGTAAACATCAATACTATGACCTGGCTGCTGATGTGTTGGCAGAGAATGCCCATCTGACCTACAAGCTGCTTTCACCTTATCTTTACAACTTCCTGGATGCCATGATTACATGTCAAACTGCACCTGAGGAGGCCTTTCACAAGCTAGATGAGCTGGCAGGAACAATGACGGAACAGCTGAGAAAGCTCACTAAGCAGGTGCAGGAAGCTAGGCAAAACCGGGATGATGAGGCTGTCAAGAAGGCAGTTAATGAATATGATGAGACTCTGGAGAAATATGTGCCCGTCTTGATGGCCCAGGCCAAGATATATTGGGACATGGAGAATTACACTATGGTGGAGAAGATCTTTCGCAAGTCAGTGGAGTTCTGCAATGAACACGAGGTGTGGAAGCTGAATGTGGCTCATGTGCTTTTCATGCAGGAGAACAAATACAAAGAGGCCATAGGCTTCTATGAGCCCATTGTCAAGAAGCACTATGATAACATCCTGCAAGTCAGTGCCATTGTGCTGGCCAACCTTTGTGTTTCCTACATCATGACCAGTCAGAATGAAGAGGCAGAGGAGCTGATGAGGAAGATTGAGAAGGAAGAAGAGCAGCTCTCCTATGATGACCCCGATAAAAAGATCTACCATCTCTGCATCGTTAACCTAGTGATCGGCACGCTCTATTGTGCCAAAGGAAACTATGACTTTGGCATCTCAAGAGTAATTAAAAGTTTGGAGCCTTATAACAAAAAGTTAGGCACAGATACTTGGTATTACGCTAAAAGATGCTTCCTGTCTTTGCTAGAGAACATGTCCAAGCACATGATCATGCTGCGTGACAGTGTAATCCAAGAGTGTGTGCATTTTCTAGAGCAGTGTGAACTATATGGCAGGAACATCCCCGCTGTTATTGAGCAACCACTTGAAGAAGAGAGGATTCACAGTGGGAAGAACACAGTTACATATGAAGCCAGGCAATTGAGGGCACTGATATATGAGGTCATTGGGTGGAATATGTAA